A stretch of the Theileria equi strain WA chromosome 1, complete sequence genome encodes the following:
- a CDS encoding hypothetical protein (encoded by transcript BEWA_028910A), which translates to MSSIGVDIKHKCQQNDKKVKGRGTKKTCIKHGLQASLRNVYNEVRDPDYKVCHHKSDITIIRHLKYGGQELTISGGYADLTTQHTEITEVFTYYSAKYDSGRYIDKPLLLRLKEYKQEKYHWYENTGDPLNNKWKEIPNGNTFYDEYGNPTPTFKSELDKLTCKLHELHSINIKNVDGKYPCPVCKTYKVKVTKEKSGVPGYIKYKYEYNSKPYSVKYDGTVLKWRTSKYESGYDETFSLTMEPPHLIVYYQDKDENRTKPLMLEVALGNMELGVGTMKVPLGNDGYPNNDKWTMILPRNGGFELTNQELEEQLKEQETSKPDTDAGEDASDSKSSAKPTPEKPNKEEDEEDEEEEEEEEEEEEEEEREETPAIPILPQALAQNPPVTIKLGVKPKGNEDTTYTNGKVTIEIKKTSEPPGSNFYKYTHRDSTGEPFTLKEVKDDNSIQIPGIIQTHNVDSVSAYYWTGNTDKALIVGVTASAGGTTYYARISSSTGWIGPLNNNTQPPLKHGELLEQTLDDLVCENYDGVTMDISHDASHSVWNGSKRYCCGFHEKQNGGKGGKITVSKRPLPALHKIQYFKHSISRGDRLSGIKYYPNGNTSAQRKRIKLKGHDFPIPGPLSVSVFNCGKKPVLIYVESGGPGYKATGWYKPDSSGDDSLWVKLENGLNEAPYKIKTCGSEDFKKLAEELREGRCDNYGVCTLPPQQPPPPPAPALSSITEAPSGYSNYGQVGERNSGEPGGLAPGDCRSIQSTLPNGAFLTNCDDRHVAAVLSAPGEVREQAKEGPSQVSEPKKPVGPDPIQPLFQQEIGGIPRSGPQGEDGKTTEAGDEKGIQETSVTISVPDAGGHADIGANTDEHKEKQEEEPTGKSRDGEEESDEDTEEKPKVQVSPSSSSPVLADPVPPSQPFTGAEPFAFATLGYALSGTLTGTAATFFGGWKLYNRYKGDPWVRQI; encoded by the coding sequence ATGTCATCAATAGGTGTAGATATCAAGCACAAATGCCAACAGAATGATAAGAAAGTAAAGGGTAGAGGTACAAAAAAAACATGTATCAAGCATGGTTTGCAGGCATCATTGAGAAATGTCTACAATGAAGTCAGGGATCCAGATTACAAAGTGTGTCATCATAAGAGTGACATAACTATTATCCGTCACTTAAAATATGGTGGACAAGAGCTTACCATTTCAGGTGGATATGCTGACCTTACTACTCAGCACACCGAGATAACTGAAGTATTTACCTACTACAGTGCCAAGTATGACAGTGGTAGGTATATAGATAAACCTCTCTTACTCAGACTTAAAGAATACAAACAAGAAAAGTATCACTGGTATGAAAACACTGGAGATCCTTTAAATAATAAGTGGAAGGAGATCCCAAATGGAAATACGTtttatgatgaatatgGCAATCCAACTCCAACATTTAAAAGTGAATTAGACAAGCTCACCTGTAAACTCCACGAGCTTCATAGCATCaatataaagaatgttgatggaaaataccCTTGTCCTGTCTGTAAAACATACAAGGTTAAAGTTACTAAAGAGAAGAGTGGTGTTCCtggatatatcaaataCAAGTATGAGTACAATAGTAAGCCATACTCCGTTAAGTATGACGGTACTGTTCTTAAATGGAGAACTAGCAAATATGAAAGTGGCTATGATGAAACATTTTCACTCACTATGGAACCCCCTCACCTTATTGTATATTACCaggataaagatgaaaatcGTACGAAGCCTCTTATGTTGGAGGTTGCTCTAGGAAATATGGAACTAGGTGTTGGAACTATGAAAGTTCCTCTAGGTAATGATGGCTATCCTAACAATGACAAATGGACTATGATACTGCCTAGAAATGGTGGTTTTGAACTCACAAATCAGGAACTTGAAGAACAGCTTAAAGAACAAGAGACTAGCAAACCTGATACTGACGCTGGTGAAGATGCTAGTGATAGTAAATCATCAGCCAAACCTACTCCAGAAAAGCCCaataaagaggaagatgaagaagatgaggaggaggaggaggaagaagaagaagaagaagaagaagaagagagaGAAGAAACTCCCGCAATTCCCATTCTACCCCAAGCTCTAGCACAAAACCCACCAGTAACCATCAAGCTGGGTGTAAAGCCAAAAGGTAATGAAGATACTACTTATACAAATGGTAAGGTTACCATTGAAATCAAAAAAACCTCTGAACCTCCTGGATCTAATTTCTACAAGTACACCCATAGAGACTCTACCGGGGAACCATTCACACTAAAGGAAGTTAAAGACGATAATAGCATCCAAATTCCGGGGATTATTCAGACCCATAACGTTGACAGTGTTTCCgcctattactggactgGTAATACTGATAAGGCACTCATAGTAGGAGTCACTGCTAGTGCTGGAGGAACTACCTATTATGCCAGGATTAGTAGTAGTACTGGTTGGATTGGACCACTTAATAACAATACTCAACCTCCATTAAAACATGGTGAGCTGCTTGAGCAGACACTTGACGACCTAGTCTGTGAGAATTACGATGGAGTTactatggatatatcaCATGATGCTTCCCATAGCGTATGGAATGGTAGTAAGCGTTATTGTTGCGGTTTCCATGAAAAGCAGAATGGTGGTAAAGGTGGAAAAATTACTGTTAGTAAGAGGCCACTTCCAGCTCTCCATAAAATCCAATATTTCAAACACTCTATTTCCCGCGGAGATAGACTATCAGGCATTAAGTATTATCCTAATGGCAATACTAGTGCTCAAAGAAAGAGGATCAAATTAAAAGGTCATGACTTTCCCATCCCCGGCCCACTAAGTGTCTCTGTATTCAACTGCGGAAAGAAACCAGTACTTATCTACGTAGAGTCAGGTGGTCCAGGTTATAAAGCTACAGGTTGGTACAAGCCAGATAGTTCTGGTGATGATTCTCTATGGGTAAAACTCGAAAATGGACTTAACGAAGCGCCATATAAAATCAAAACCTGTGGTAGTGAAGACTTTAAAAAACTTGCGGAGGAACTGAGGGAGGGTAGATGTGACAACTATGGAGTATGtactcttcctccacaacAACCACCACCTCCTCCTGCCCCTGCACTCTCTTCAATTACTGAAGCCCCTAGTGGTTATAGTAATTATGGTCAAGTTGGTGAAAGAAACTCTGGTGAACCTGGAGGACTTGCTCCTGGTGATTGTAGATCTATCCAATCTACTCTTCCTAATGGTGCTTTCCTTACTAATTGTGATGATAGACATGTGGCTGCTGTTCTATCTGCTCCTGGTGAAGTCAGAGAGCAAGCTAAAGAAGGGCCATCTCAGGTCTCTGAACCTAAAAAACCTGTTGGTCCTGACCCCATTCAACCCTTATTTCAACAAGAGATTGGTGGTATTCCTAGATCTGGACCTCAAGgtgaagatggtaaaacTACTGAAGCTGGTGATGAAAAAGGTATTCAAGAAACATCTGTTACTATTTCTGTTCCTGATGCTGGAGGACATGCTGATATTGGTGCTAATACTGATGAACATAAAGAGaaacaagaagaagaaCCTACTGGTAAATCTAGAGATggtgaggaagaatctgatgaagatactgaaGAGAAACCTAAAGTACAAGTTTCtccttcatcctcatctccaGTCCTAGCTGATCCTGTTCCTCCTTCTCAACCTTTTACTGGTGCTGAGCCTTTTGCTTTCGCTACTCTTGGATATGCCTTATCGGGGACTCTTACCGGAACTGCcgcaacattttttggaggatggaaactgtataatcgctataaaggcgacccttgggttagacagatatga
- a CDS encoding hypothetical protein (encoded by transcript BEWA_028920A) has product MGKTWVTSPNEPMDTAVRSFWKASGRSNVKKITREVFFRRDIGCGVDSCTECTPSEMQDHPYCTTEDRIDSHSSCSVDSLSDGELVVREDECMDE; this is encoded by the exons ATGGGAAAGACATGGGTGACCTCGCCAAATGAGCCAATGGACACGGCAGTTCGTTCCTTCTGGAAGGCTTCTGGAAGGAGTAATGTAAAAAAGATTACCCGGGAGGTCTTTTTCCGAAGGGATATTGGCTGTGGAGTCGATTCTTGTACCGAGTGTACGCCATCAGAAATGCAAG AccatccatactgtactactgaggACCGTATTGATAGtcattcatcttgttctgtggatagtctttctgacggtgagctagttgtgagggaggatgaatgcaTGGATGAGTAG
- a CDS encoding phosphoenolpyruvate carboxykinase, putative (encoded by transcript BEWA_028930A), protein MAKITQSRVLAPCNTLIDPEAKVDHGLIGASKTFMTPLDTSKATSANLPLSIDVLTESDRMETSKTETSRILQEELDREKRLFLRQNSRDFGELDTEKIWYNPCVASLYHHALRFEPHTVLTSTGALACLSGEKTGRSPLDKRTVLDADSRDKVWWESVNIPIEDKSFEINKRIALDYINQQDRVYVIDAFAGWSEEHRVKVRIVSTRAYHALFMHNLLIVPEAKDLVNFVPDFTIYNAGPCEANKTTPG, encoded by the coding sequence ATGGCAAAGATAACTCAAAGTCGTGTTTTAGCCCCCTGTAATACTCTAATCGACCCGGAAGCGAAAGTCGATCATGGCTTGATAGGAGCCTCCAAGACTTTTATGACCCCTCTGGATACCTCAAAAGCAACCTCTGCGAATCTACCTCTTTCCATCGATGTATTGACGGAATCTGACCGCATGGAGACATCGAAAACTGAGACATCCAGGATACTACAGGAAGAGCTAGACAGAGAAAAGAGGTTGTTTTTGAGACAAAATAGCCGTGACTTTGGAGAATTGGACACTGAAAAGATTTGGTACAACCCATGCGTGGCCTCGCTTTATCACCATGCATTGAGATTTGAACCACATACTGTGCTCACATCCACCGGCGCTCTCGCATGTTTGTCTGGAGAAAAGACTGGCAGGTCCCCCCTCGACAAGAGAACCGTTTTGGATGCCGATTCCAGAGACAAGGTTTGGTGGGAATCGGTGAACATTCCAATTGAGGACAAATCATTTGAAATTAACAAGAGAATTGCCTTGGACTACATCAATCAACAGGATAGGGTATATGTCATTGATGCATTTGCTGGATGGAGTGAGGAACACCGGGTAAAGGTTAGGATTGTGAGTACCAGAGCATATCATGCACTTTTTATGCATAATTTGCTCATTGTACCAGAAGCAAAGGATTTGGTGAATTTTGTGCCAGACTTTACAATTTACAATGCTGGACCCTGTGAAGCCAATAAAACAACACCAGGTTAG
- a CDS encoding hypothetical protein (encoded by transcript BEWA_028940A), producing MSNVYTLELNLQKKCGENNGPCNCTRDGDFVAKKDDSIPGAIGFIRYTHELRNASEQTFTLQTNLRNRQTIKGDPVPNVKEVAVYFWKDHLGKPILIGIKKKGTSPPDYYSNSYISAGKSYWSNAGNENKELAQLLDENNCKRNGAVPFDIQNPTKDHAPGCNSTCLKTRNIGGPSPRPAPPGGEYTIQEYIVNHNSNDYLDNGTKISRVTFGGQSTNGIDLPRSYAVSRVRMFSHADSQSNNIPLMLQFVQKGGTVSRWFYNKDKDGTDWKEVDDVYGFYSDSIGVYPTEDLTTKLDNVRCLRDSLVTMNLGKGVSGSYCCIYHKKKGDQGKVTVSEEIVPAGSIQYSKHSISSGDTKLAKIKFSSQWNQGTEIKITLSKQNLPIMGPVAIYAFYCERNGPVLIYVDRGSAQGWYRKPNSNSSGKDEQWEKADELDGVTPETINNCTHWNKVVSKLRDSNSGLKDCPKETAKRLQEQGQQSERETRTGGEESEGQGYKADAGGKEARAQEQGTSPKKPDPNDKAKGPGDTAPGLSGSAVDEASGNADGDSHSEGTQSPAAKESASEPQARSGAEAGTALPHGQGNSPGQNPSFWDKPEKSIPTVLTGVGVVSGLVGLEGFKYYKSHNGDPWVRQI from the coding sequence atgagtaaTGTATACACACTCGAGTTAAATTTGCAGAAAAAATGtggagaaaataatggacCATGCAACTGCACTAGGGATGGTGACTTTGTCGCAAAAAAGGACGATAGTATCCCTGGTGCCATAGGATTTATAAGATACACCCATGAACTTAGGAATGCCAGTGAACAAACATTTACTCTCCAGACCAATTTAAGGAATAGGCAAACTATAAAAGGAGATCCTGTACCTAATGTCAAGGAGGTAGCAGTATACTTTTGGAAGGATCATCTTGGTAAACCTATTCTTATTGGAATTAAGAAAAAAGGTACTAGTCCTCCAGATTACTATTCCAATTCTTATATAAGTGCAGGAAAAAGTTATTGGTCGAACGCTGGtaatgaaaataaagaacTTGCCCAATTACTAGACGAGAATAATTGTAAAAGGAATGGTGCGGTGCCTTTTGATATACAGAATCCTACAAAAGATCACGCTCCAGGTTGCAATTCTACTTGTCTAAAGACTAGAAATATAGGAGGTCCTAGCCCAAGACCTGCTCCTCCAGGAGGAGAATACACTATTCAAGAATACATTGTTAATCATAACTCTAATGATTATCTTGATAATGGTACCAAGATCTCAAGAGTAACATTTGGAGGACAAAGTACCAACGGTATTGATCTTCCAAGGAGTTATGCAGTATCTAGGGTTAGAATGTTCTCACATGCGGATTCTCAAAGTAACAATATCCCACTAATGCTCCAGTTTGTACAAAAAGGTGGAACTGTTTCTAGGTGGTTTTACAACAAAGACAAAGATGGAACTGATTGGAAAGAAGTTGATGATGTTTATGGATTCTATAGCGATTCGATAGGAGTTTATCCTACTGAGGATCTTACAACTAAACTCGACAATGTTAGATGCCTTCGTGACAGTCTTGTCACCATGAACCTTGGCAAGGGTGTATCAGGGTCATACTGTTGCATTTACCATAAGAAAAAAGGTGATCAAGGAAAGGTCACAGTTAGCGAGGAGATAGTTCCAGCGGGTTCCATTCAATACTCTAAACATTCCATTTCCAGTGGTGATACTAAGCTGGCAAAGATAAAGTTTTCTTCGCAATGGAATCAAGGTACTGAAATAAAGATAACCCTAAGTAAACAGAATCTTCCAATCATGGGTCCTGTTGCTATCTATGCCTTCTACTGTGAAAGGAATGGTCCAGTACTTATCTATGTTGATAGAGGCTCAGCTCAAGGATGGTATCGGAAGCCTAATAGCAATAGTAGCGGTAAAGATGAACAATGGGAAAAAGCTGATGAACTCGATGGTGTAACACCCGAAACAATTAATAATTGTACCCACTGGAATAAAGTTGTTAGTAAACTAAGAGACAGTAATAGTGGCTTGAAAGACTGTCCTAAAGAGACTGCTAAACGACTACAAGAACAAGGACAACAATCAGAACGAGAAACACGTACTGGAGgtgaagaatctgaaggACAAGGATATAAAGCTGATGCTGGTGGCAAAGAAGCTAGAGCTCAAGAACAAGGTACTTCTCCTAAAAAGCCCGATCCTAATGATAAAGCTAAAGGCCCCGGTGATACCGCTCCTGGACTTTCTGGATCTGCTGTTGATGAAGCTAGTGGTAATGCTgatggagattctcattctGAAGGTACTCAATCTCCTGCTGCTAAAGAATCTGCTTCTGAACCTCAAGCTCGTTCTGGTGCTGAAGCTGGAACTGCTCTTCCTCATGGCCAAGGAAATTCTCCTGGTCAAAACCCTTCTTTTTGGGATAAGCCTGAAAAATCTATTCCTACTGTCTTGACCGGTGTTGGCGTTGTATCTGGATTAGTTGGTCTCGAGGGATTCAAATACTATAAGAGTCATAATGGAGACCcatgggttagacagatttga
- a CDS encoding phosphoenolpyruvate carboxykinase ATP, putative (encoded by transcript BEWA_028950A) has translation MEMVILGTEYAGEMKKGVLTLMMYILPQRGLLPLHSSCNIGYDGTVTLFFGLSGTGKTTLSAEPTRKLIGDDEHVWTDDGVFNIEGGCYAKCKDLSKDHEPEIFDAIKFGAVLENVVYNLKTHKVDYSDVTITENTRCAYPLEFIANSLIPATVNKHPNNIIFLTCDAFGALPPVSRLTVAQAMYHFVSGYTTKMAGTEIGITKPTATFSACYAGPFLAMHPMVYAKLLEKKLEQHGSNVWLVNTGWIKGPCDSPTGQRIPLKYTRKIIDAIHDGSLEKASYTQVPVFNLEVPVEIPGIPEDVLHQELGWGNREAYHAQIVDVAKKFIQNFDSFRGKADSRVLSGEPVLSTQ, from the coding sequence ATGGAAATGGTAATTCTGGGCACTGAGTACGCGGGTGAAATGAAAAAGGGTGTTTTGACCCTCATGATGTACATCCTCCCACAACGTGGCCTCTTACctctccattcttcttgCAATATAGGATATGATGGAACAGTAACGTTATTCTTTGGGCTATCCGGCACAGGAAAGACGACACTATCTGCAGAGCCAACTAGAAAGCTTATTGGAGACGATGAGCATGTCTGGACTGATGATGGTGTATTCAACATCGAGGGAGGTTGCTATGCTAAGTGCAAGGATTTGAGCAAGGATCATGAACCTGAAATCTTCGATGCTATCAAATTTGGTGCTGTGCTCGAGAACGTTGTATACAACCTCAAAACTCACAAAGTCGACTATTCTGATGTAACTATTACGGAGAACACTCGTTGTGCATACCCTCTTGAGTTCATTGCGAATTCTCTCATCCCTGCTACAGTCAACAAACACCCAAACAACATCATATTCCTGACCTGTGATGCCTTTGGAGCTCTGCCACCAGTCAGCCGCTTGACGGTTGCTCAGGCCATGTATCACTTTGTGAGTGGCTACACAACCAAAATGGCAGGAACTGAGATCGGTATAACAAAACCAACAGCTACTTTCTCCGCATGCTACGCTGGACCCTTCTTGGCGATGCATCCAATGGTATATGCAAAGCTTTTGGAGAAGAAGTTAGAACAACATGGTTCGAACGTTTGGCTAGTTAATACCGGTTGGATTAAGGGTCCATGTGATTCTCCCACAGGACAAAGGATCCCACTTAAGTATACCAGGAAGATCATTGACGCAATTCATGATGGAAGTTTGGAGAAGGCAAGTTATACACAGGTACCCGTTTTCAACCTTGAGGTACCTGTGGAAATTCCCGGCATTCCAGAGGATGTATTGCATCAGGAACTTGGTTGGGGAAATCGTGAGGCATATCATGCACAGATTGTGGATGTTGCCAAGAAATTTATCCAGAACTTTGACTCGTTTAGAGGAAAAGCTGATTCCAGGGTTTTGAGTGGAGAACCCGTCCTGAGTACACAATAG
- a CDS encoding hypothetical protein (encoded by transcript BEWA_028960A), with amino-acid sequence MDTTANLSLGLPINNFNNAAESSYFDYSPYYPTYSCYQDEQDYADRLANKRLIYRSIPYYNNELKSLEDINRSSSISDPMVNVFYGNSNSLESLPSDSYNNKALNKYRDVTRPSCDEKSGPYDRHYERHNGYDRSSPYDRHYDGRNMNGDVKKVKLSDLIKLTEAMRELTSRLPMPPSPELLQSINPSLAATLQLTYLKAYIQNQQLLLDLKSSLEGSFPVDIKYNVGSHNSISPPTNDIGLSLAKLDGLYDLPGGQGVNCVDNLPKIRDLSPNENENKDLMPKISDVSCEDIVDFQDYMQFANDVTFPEIEDDSFHKRKILRITNGESDDLESSTNDSESGKGTRIGKSLAGGDLAIVEARGAKTPFGGNRMGVKDKSVSNRKITSNVNRVKKVASGTESAKRDFLGKVPKELKKFVKYDSTKNSYVAVFLGPTGLRKRKAFSVRKFGADGALKRAETFALGSSGVMLAVKERGLLEQICTTALQLNPKSREDIKLYEHAQAMEHCRGLVYSCGGQMWLSVYYNSLSKRGIKGFLVSEYGFQGAYDAAKAFLESMEHTVQSKLSGALSFWLENEGCKVLCLVVPFKPQLRSMIRPVNGPTDSLSFEKVEETRLCIGRFELDVHGGFVKTRKVAQDWCNAIKAGTINAFCNGTDTGNGGIDASKLPGVVYESFIDCWIANCNGKSKRFYVKTLGTSEARRRAIHYRNNFLNTQEC; translated from the coding sequence ATGGATACCACTGCAAACCTCTCGCTAGGTTTGCCAATAAACAACTTTAATAATGCAGCAGAGTCAAGCTACTTTGATTATAGTCCCTATTATCCAACCTACAGCTGTTACCAGGATGAACAGGATTATGCTGATCGATTAGCAAACAAAAGGCTCATATACCGGAGCATTCCGTACTATAATAATGAACTAAAATCACTAGAGGATATAAATAGGTCTAGCAGTATTTCAGATCCCATGGTTAACGTGTTTTATGGAAACTCGAATTCCTTAGAATCTCTGCCATCTGACTCATACAATAACAAAGCCTTGAACAAATACAGGGATGTTACACGTCCATCATGTGATGAAAAGAGTGGACCATATGATCGACATTATGAAAGGCATAACGGATATGACAGAAGCAGTCCATACGATAGGCATTATGATGGACGGAATATGAATGGAGATGTAAAAAAGGTTAAGCTCTCAGACTTGATAAAGTTGACGGAAGCAATGCGGGAACTGACTTCACGTTTGCCAATGCCTCCGAGTCCAGAGTTATTGCAGTCTATAAATCCTAGTCTTGCTGCAACTCTACAACTTACATATTTGAAGGCTTATATCCAGAATCAACAGCTGTTACTCGATCTAAAGTCTAGTCTTGAAGGTTCCTTTCCTGTAGACATTAAGTATAATGTAGGAAGTCATAATAGCATTTCTCCCCCTACCAACGATATTGGATTGTCGCTAGCAAAACTCGATGGGCTCTATGATTTGCCAGGTGGACAAGGGGTAAACTGCGTCGATAACCTGCCAAAGATTCGGGATTTGTCACCaaatgagaatgaaaataaagatttAATGCCGAAAATTAGCGATGTGTCTTGTGAGGACATTGTGGATTTCCAAGACTATATGCAATTTGCCAACGATGtaacatttccagaaattgAGGATGACTCATTTCATAAACGCAAAATTCTGAGAATTACAAATGGTGAATCAGATGACTTGGAATCTTCAACCAATGACTCAGAGAGTGGCAAAGGTACTAGAATTGGCAAGAGTCTAGCTGGTGGCGATCTTGCAATTGTCGAAGCCAGAGGGGCAAAGACTCCCTTTGGTGGAAATAGGATGGGTGTGAAGGATAAATCTGTGTCTAACAGGAAAATAACCTCTAATGTAAATAGAGTGAAAAAGGTAGCTAGTGGGACAGAAAGTGCAAAAAGAGACTTTCTTGGCAAGGTTCCAAAGGAGTTgaaaaaatttgtaaaatatgaCAGCACTAAAAATTCCTATGTTGCAGTATTTTTGGGTCCAACTGGACTCCGAAAGAGAAAAGCATTTTCAGTTCGCAAATTCGGCGCTGACGGAGCTCTAAAGAGGGCAGAAACGTTTGCATTAGGTTCTTCTGGTGTTATGCTCGCCGTAAAGGAACGAGGGTTGTTAGAGCAGATTTGTACTACTGCGTTGCAACTAAACCCAAAGAGTCGCGAAGACATAAAACTCTACGAACATGCTCAAGCAATGGAACATTGTAGAGGACTTGTGTACTCTTGTGGAGGTCAAATGTGGCTCTCTGTCTACTACAACTCTCTCTCGAAACGTGGTATAAAGGGATTTCTTGTATCAGAATATGGCTTTCAAGGTGCATATGATGCTGCAAAGGCATTTTTGGAAAGCATGGAACATACGGTACAGTCTAAACTTTCTGGTGCCCTTTCATTCTGGCTGGAAAATGAAGGATGTAAGGTACTCTGTCTAGTTGTCCCCTTCAAACCACAATTAAGAAGCATGATTAGACCTGTTAACGGACCTACGGATTCATTAAGTTTTGAAAAGGTCGAAGAAACAAGACTCTGCATTGGCCGATTTGAACTAGATGTCCACGGTGGTTTTGTAAAAACACGCAAGGTCGCACAGGATTGGTGCAATGCAATCAAGGCTGGAACTATAAATGCATTCTGTAATGGTACAGATACTGGAAATGGAGGCATCGATGCATCAAAACTTCCGGGTGTTGTTTATGAATCGTTTATTGATTGTTGGATCGCTAATTGTAACGGAAAAAGTAAACGATTCTATGTTAAAACTTTGGGGACATCTGAAGCACGCAGAAGAGCCATACACTATCGTAACAATTTCTTGAACACTCAAGAATGTTAA
- a CDS encoding hypothetical protein (encoded by transcript BEWA_028970A) — translation MPICGLCRRWLVNPIFFLATWTILWSFIALLSLSRYGEALKRGYTPDVQHGGREIPSSDRRFNSFYGSDGFRCKSGSGNITMDRNTGFITGKALDPLKNAPAHRLYLSRRSRINRLNKAVELFRLVKNRRLNNNNRMVDIRIINFRNDKCNMQLMRLPVSPLVNLQGIVPFKTIPEMRSEIPFNPTPLLQSIGYRFKPVEEEESGSGMGTKRKYERFCEPYPMDAILQVMDARSAGKYSRMSTKYKITGEDRPPVPEDCKPVPPGGSIGKGYGFGMTQKPLPKRKPMLLEVFKPFDTPQDEMTNSMEEFLQYKEEAKEYTKEVTKNIGDGPHEQEIKGALQNVLSETYNKDTTKTPYLDDVCDEGDIMRNPRYLGEYRYKYWFHPFYGSPITTNEIKNAIKEHNLAYPNEQINYEEECRFDIVYCHSNGTIVDLREDSNPDPDEASMGHDSNRASFTLDKRGRMDADGNFTGKGEYSESNYLSIISDPMTDPTDPIEPRFIIRAKPGFIKENELKVGQIFQGVNEEARELYHDNIFFQPRSTREEIYLPDGTSHW, via the exons ATGCCGATTTGTGGTTTGTGTAGGCGCTGGTTGGTTAATCctatcttcttcctggcCACCTGGACTATCCTCTGGTCTTTTATCGCATTACTCTCTCTATCCAGATATGGAGAAGCACTTAAAAGAGGATACACTCCTGACGTACAACACGGCGGTCGAGAAATCCCCTCTAGTGATCGCAGATTTAATTCCTTCTACGGATCGGATGGTTTCCGTTGCAAAAGTGGCAGCGGAAATATTACCATGGACAGGAATACTGGATTCATTACAGGAAAAGCCTTGGATCCTCTGAAAAATGCACCTGCTCATCGTCTATACCTCAGCAGGAGGAGCAGAATAAACCGTCTAAACAAGGCTGTTGAGTTATTTAGGCTGGTCAAAAATAGGAGACTGAATAATAATAACCGTATGGTAGACATTCGTATTATAAACTTTAGAAACGACAAGTGCAATATGCAGTTAATGAGACTGCCAGTTTCGCCACTTGTGAATTTACAGGGAATTGTACCCTTTAAAACAATACCTGAAATGAGATCTGAAATTCCATTCAACCCAACTCCGCTACTGCAATCCATAGGATATAGATTTAAACCGgttgaagaggaagaaagcGGATCTGGGATGGGAACTAAGCGAAAATATGAACGTTTCTGTGAACCATATCCTATGGATGCGATCCTCCAAGTTATGGACGCTAGAAGCGCGGGAAAATATAGCAGAATGTCtacaaaatacaaaatcACAGGAGAGGATAGACCTCCAGTGCCAGAAGATTGCAAGCCAGTACCTCCAGGAGGAAGTATAGGTAAAGGATACGGATTTGGAATGACACAGAAGCCATTGCCAAAGCGTAAACCAATGCTACTAGAAGTTTTCAAACCGTTTGACACACCACAAGATGAAATGACAAATAGTATGGAGGAGTTTTTGCAAtataaggaagaagctAAAGAATACACCAAAGAGGttacaaaaaatatagGAGATGGTCCTCATGAACAAGAAATTAAAGGGGCTCTACAAAATGTACTttcag AAACATATAACAAAGATACAACTAAAACACCTTATCTCGATGATGTTTGTGACGAGGGTGATATTATGAGAAATCCTCGTTATCTCGGAGAGTACCGATACAAGTACTGGTTCCATCCGTTTTATGGGTCACCAATAACTACAAATGAGATTAAAAATGCCATTAAAGAGCACAATCTTGCGTACCCCAATGAACAAATTAATTACGAGGAAGAATGTCGCTTTGACATAGTTTATTGCCATTCGAATGGTACCATTGTTGACTTGCGAGAAGATTCAAATCCAGACCCCGATGAAGCATCAATGGGTCATGATTCCAATCGTGCAAGTTTTACTCTCGATAAGAGAGGTAGGATGGACGCAGATGGCAACTTTACTGGTAAAGGAGAATATAGTGAAAGCAACTATTTATCCATCATCAGTGATCCAATGACGGATCCAACCGATCCAATAGAACCCCGTTTTATCATTCGAGCCAAACCTGGATTcataaaggagaatgaacTGAAAGTTGGCCAAATATTCCAAGGTGTCAATGAAGAAGCTAGAGAATTATATCATGATAACATCTTCTTTCAACCCAGAAGCACGCGGGAAGAAATTTACCTTCCAGATGGCACGTCTCATTGGTGA